A genomic window from Lentibacter algarum includes:
- a CDS encoding protein-disulfide reductase DsbD domain-containing protein has protein sequence MTCVVAPNKETGNTVAPVASRTCRLLNFIFLVTQTCASILKGSHCTLFIKGWERRHNDTFQCSSTPVTLITISPHWLWKIGGFAMISTPLRIAMILVFTLSAPLVYAASSDSFSNAALTARLVSVEDGVAPNAKTLSLGLDLKLGKGWKAYWRSPGEVGLPPEIDWSGSENLASAELLWPAPTRFTAFGIENFGYSKHVLLPIQAVLIDSGTSANLTAHVSLLTCSDICVPNDFTLNLTIPSGQGIDTKAAALITEFAQKVPQTPETSDIAVTSASLIEKALIVTARTTSDFRSPDVFPEMGPYFTFGLPDIRLNASGTEMWARLPLLAGEDVIPEITITITDGVRAVTDSPAWSITPAPAPYEVAKQSTSFWQVLSIIGFAFLGGVILNVMPCVLPVLSIKLASVLKHENRPAHIVRGGFLMSALGVLVFMWVLVTIVLMLQAAGLSVGWGLQFQSPVFLSLMFMVLFVFAANLFGFFEISLPSSIQTRLATSGSRDGYAGDFATGAFAAILATPCSAPFLGTAIAFALTGSSFDVLIIFTSLGLGLALPYLLFAARPSWVTHLPKPGRWMVAVKWVLGALLATTAIWLLWVLIGVAGIRVAGVVSVLTLVFLLCSILPALGLRLRALALTAVAVLALITPFVMVQKGAERSLSQNWTEFNQSDIPRLVSQGKTVFVDVTADWCLSCKVNKGLVLDREPVATLLRSENVVAMQADWTRPNSDIATYLETQNRFGIPFNIVYGPSAPNGILLSEILSISAVVDALATARQRK, from the coding sequence GTGACCTGTGTTGTCGCGCCAAACAAAGAGACCGGCAATACAGTAGCGCCCGTAGCGAGTAGGACCTGTCGCCTGCTTAACTTCATTTTCCTAGTCACCCAAACATGTGCATCCATTCTCAAAGGATCACACTGTACGCTATTTATTAAGGGGTGGGAACGCAGACATAATGATACATTTCAGTGCTCTTCAACCCCGGTTACACTGATTACTATTTCCCCTCATTGGCTTTGGAAGATTGGTGGCTTTGCGATGATCTCAACACCCTTGCGTATCGCGATGATCTTGGTTTTCACGCTTTCAGCGCCTTTGGTATATGCGGCAAGCTCTGACAGTTTTTCTAACGCAGCACTCACAGCGCGTTTGGTTTCTGTAGAAGATGGTGTTGCGCCCAATGCAAAGACATTATCGCTGGGATTGGACTTAAAGCTAGGCAAGGGCTGGAAAGCCTATTGGCGCTCCCCGGGCGAAGTTGGCTTGCCTCCGGAAATTGACTGGAGCGGGTCCGAAAATCTGGCAAGCGCCGAGTTGTTGTGGCCAGCACCAACCCGCTTCACAGCATTCGGGATCGAAAATTTCGGCTATAGCAAGCACGTATTGTTACCTATCCAAGCAGTCCTGATCGATAGCGGTACGTCTGCAAACCTGACGGCGCATGTAAGTTTACTGACCTGTTCTGATATCTGCGTGCCAAATGATTTTACGCTCAATCTGACAATACCTTCGGGCCAAGGCATTGATACGAAAGCTGCGGCTCTGATAACTGAATTCGCACAAAAGGTTCCCCAGACACCCGAGACAAGCGATATCGCAGTTACGTCCGCGTCGCTCATTGAAAAAGCGCTGATTGTGACGGCGCGAACCACTTCAGATTTCCGTTCGCCCGATGTCTTCCCTGAGATGGGGCCTTATTTCACATTTGGTCTACCAGATATTCGCCTGAACGCATCAGGGACAGAAATGTGGGCGCGTTTACCGCTTTTGGCAGGGGAAGATGTTATCCCTGAGATCACTATTACAATTACGGATGGCGTACGCGCTGTCACCGACAGTCCTGCGTGGTCTATCACCCCTGCCCCCGCCCCTTACGAAGTTGCGAAACAGTCAACGAGTTTCTGGCAAGTGTTGTCGATCATTGGCTTTGCGTTTCTAGGAGGCGTGATTTTGAATGTTATGCCCTGCGTTTTGCCTGTGCTCTCGATAAAACTAGCATCAGTTTTGAAACATGAAAATCGCCCGGCACATATTGTGCGTGGTGGGTTCTTGATGTCAGCCTTGGGCGTACTTGTGTTCATGTGGGTCCTTGTCACCATCGTTTTGATGCTGCAAGCGGCCGGATTAAGTGTGGGCTGGGGGTTACAATTTCAAAGCCCCGTTTTTTTGTCGTTAATGTTCATGGTACTTTTTGTATTCGCGGCAAATCTGTTTGGCTTTTTCGAGATATCTTTACCCTCTTCAATACAAACCCGGCTTGCCACTTCGGGTAGCCGCGACGGGTATGCGGGTGATTTTGCGACAGGGGCATTTGCCGCGATCTTGGCAACGCCCTGTTCAGCACCTTTCTTAGGAACAGCAATCGCGTTTGCGCTGACGGGTAGCTCGTTTGATGTATTGATAATTTTTACGTCGCTCGGACTTGGCCTAGCCCTCCCTTATCTCTTGTTTGCGGCGCGCCCAAGCTGGGTCACGCATCTGCCAAAGCCTGGCCGCTGGATGGTCGCTGTCAAATGGGTGCTAGGCGCATTGCTTGCGACCACTGCTATTTGGCTATTGTGGGTTCTAATAGGCGTTGCTGGGATCAGGGTCGCAGGGGTTGTGTCTGTTCTGACGCTTGTTTTTCTACTTTGCTCCATACTGCCTGCGCTCGGCTTACGTTTGCGCGCGCTTGCACTTACTGCGGTTGCTGTTCTGGCGCTCATCACTCCCTTTGTGATGGTCCAAAAGGGCGCTGAACGTAGCTTGTCTCAGAACTGGACCGAATTCAATCAAAGTGACATTCCACGTCTGGTCTCACAGGGAAAGACGGTTTTTGTAGATGTAACGGCCGACTGGTGCCTTTCGTGCAAGGTCAACAAAGGTTTGGTGCTCGATCGAGAACCTGTCGCCACTTTGTTGCGTTCCGAAAACGTAGTCGCAATGCAAGCGGATTGGACCCGCCCAAATTCAGACATTGCAACGTATTTGGAGACACAAAATCGCTTCGGCATACCATTCAATATTGTATATGGTCCAAGCGCCCCAAACGGAATTTTGTTGTCTGAAATATTGTCGATTTCTGCTGTCGTGGACGCGTTAGCAACGGCCAGACAACGTAAATGA
- a CDS encoding multicopper oxidase domain-containing protein, which yields MKLSRRQVLLATGATVLPVSLFGATTQVTLQPRPTVAKIGQHRLEMLGFNGSVPGPEIRLRQNEKLNVQVENGLDDGTLVHWHGIRLPNAMDGVNVLTQDPIAPGDVFNYRFSVPDAGTYWYHSHYLSYDQVSRGLFGPLIVEESVPPDVDRDITVMLFNVLLDVSGNFDDEFRPEHFATAGRLGGVG from the coding sequence ATGAAGTTAAGCAGGCGACAGGTCCTACTCGCTACGGGCGCTACTGTATTGCCGGTCTCTTTGTTTGGCGCGACAACACAGGTCACTTTGCAGCCGCGCCCAACAGTCGCGAAAATAGGTCAGCACAGATTGGAGATGCTTGGTTTCAATGGATCGGTTCCGGGTCCGGAAATTCGACTTCGCCAGAATGAAAAGTTGAATGTGCAAGTGGAAAACGGCCTTGACGATGGAACGCTGGTCCACTGGCACGGCATTCGATTGCCAAATGCCATGGATGGCGTGAATGTGTTGACCCAAGATCCGATAGCCCCGGGCGACGTTTTCAACTATCGTTTCTCTGTTCCGGATGCAGGCACATATTGGTATCATTCTCACTATCTTTCGTATGATCAGGTGTCTCGGGGTTTGTTCGGTCCTTTGATTGTTGAGGAAAGCGTTCCGCCGGATGTCGATCGCGACATTACCGTGATGTTGTTTAATGTGCTACTTGATGTCAGCGGCAATTTTGACGATGAATTTAGACCAGAACATTTTGCAACAGCTGGTCGACTTGGAGGTGTGGGGTAA
- a CDS encoding helicase RepA family protein, whose translation MAEFDISQGTKISNPRVEQIRTALTAATDTSYIEHQPYLVKSWLDLDATSLVYGQSNVGKSFFTLDVAFHVAAGRQWNGCRVTQSHVIYLAAEGGTGFSKRIRAIAKGKPDLFDAAKESFHHLPLQLDLHGVEDVEALLTAIGERPVDMLVVDTLAMSFGAGNENDGKDVTQFLTHIAEIRQKLGCHVMLVHHSGKDQGRGARGHSGLRAAVDTEIELTADGLMKVATTKKQRDLEGGKVAAFTLNTVTLGVDPDGDPSTSCTIEPQDAAELKRSKTRLLKGSNQVAHQALHDALKNKGCKMTNSEHYPSGRRVVNAKAWYDEFKLRRAKDDVKEDSIRTAFTRARNWLQDHDYTREYDDKVWFIDEADRQDI comes from the coding sequence ATGGCTGAATTTGACATTTCCCAAGGCACAAAGATCAGCAATCCACGAGTGGAGCAGATACGAACCGCTTTAACTGCAGCAACCGACACCAGCTACATTGAACACCAGCCCTATCTCGTAAAGTCATGGCTTGATCTAGATGCCACATCTCTCGTTTACGGGCAGTCCAACGTAGGTAAATCCTTCTTCACGCTCGATGTGGCCTTTCATGTGGCGGCCGGCAGGCAATGGAACGGCTGCAGAGTCACCCAAAGCCATGTGATCTATTTGGCAGCAGAAGGTGGTACAGGCTTCTCAAAGCGGATCAGAGCTATTGCGAAGGGCAAGCCCGATTTGTTTGACGCTGCAAAGGAGAGCTTCCATCACTTACCCCTACAACTTGACCTGCACGGCGTTGAAGACGTGGAGGCGCTGCTAACAGCCATAGGTGAACGCCCCGTCGATATGCTCGTCGTAGATACGCTGGCAATGTCATTTGGTGCAGGCAATGAGAATGATGGAAAGGATGTCACTCAGTTCCTCACCCACATTGCAGAAATACGCCAAAAGCTTGGTTGCCACGTCATGCTTGTCCACCACAGCGGCAAGGATCAAGGCAGAGGGGCACGCGGGCATAGCGGCTTACGTGCAGCCGTAGATACTGAGATAGAACTTACCGCCGATGGGTTGATGAAGGTCGCAACCACCAAGAAGCAGCGCGATCTAGAGGGCGGCAAAGTCGCAGCCTTCACCTTGAACACTGTAACATTGGGGGTCGATCCTGATGGTGACCCCTCCACCAGCTGCACTATTGAGCCGCAAGATGCTGCTGAACTGAAGCGCAGCAAGACTCGATTGCTTAAAGGCAGCAATCAAGTAGCACACCAAGCTCTACACGATGCGCTCAAAAACAAGGGCTGCAAGATGACAAACTCAGAGCATTATCCATCCGGTCGAAGGGTTGTTAACGCAAAAGCTTGGTATGATGAGTTCAAGCTGAGGCGAGCGAAAGACGACGTCAAGGAAGACAGCATCCGTACCGCTTTCACACGTGCTCGAAACTGGCTACAGGACCACGACTATACTCGCGAATATGATGACAAAGTGTGGTTCATTGATGAAGCGGACAGACAAGACATTTAG
- a CDS encoding toprim domain-containing protein produces the protein MLGKCKGGAARLIGSTGPLIVAEGIETTLALPELHKSDHGRYWSALSASGIKSLELPAKPDQLILAADGDAVGLSAAEELGARAARIGWNVTLMQAPDGKDWNDILMEQYNG, from the coding sequence ATGCTTGGTAAGTGCAAAGGTGGAGCGGCTCGCCTGATCGGGTCTACTGGTCCACTGATTGTCGCTGAAGGCATAGAGACCACGCTGGCACTACCAGAATTGCATAAATCTGATCACGGGCGCTATTGGTCTGCCCTCTCAGCGAGTGGCATCAAGTCACTCGAACTACCCGCAAAGCCGGATCAACTCATCCTTGCAGCAGATGGTGATGCTGTTGGCCTGTCAGCGGCTGAGGAACTCGGTGCGCGTGCGGCGCGTATTGGATGGAACGTAACTCTCATGCAGGCACCAGACGGCAAAGACTGGAACGACATCTTGATGGAGCAATACAATGGCTGA
- a CDS encoding transcriptional regulator, giving the protein MQTYLTLTELSSKLGGRSRSAIYLDLAHGRLPPPIKLGGRLYWPEGDVEAHLRALHSGEAPK; this is encoded by the coding sequence ATGCAGACTTACCTCACACTCACAGAGCTTAGCTCAAAACTCGGCGGCCGTTCACGCTCTGCCATTTACCTCGATCTCGCCCACGGCCGGCTGCCGCCGCCAATCAAGCTAGGCGGCCGCCTTTACTGGCCAGAAGGCGATGTGGAAGCACATTTACGCGCGCTTCATAGTGGCGAAGCGCCCAAATGA
- a CDS encoding integrase arm-type DNA-binding domain-containing protein, with translation MRAKNKLSAGFIRTAPAGKHSDGAGLWLIKREDGGAQWMLRVTVHGRRREMGLGGHPTVGLADARKLSERWRSMAAAGRDPIKEREAERRAARREDISLSIITEDAFEARKAELKDDGKAGRWLTPLSLHVLPKLGKVPVTDIDQRDIRDTLAPIWHTKADTARKAMNRLSIVLRHAAALGLDVDLQATEKAKALLGKSRHVAKHIPAMAWADVPAFYASLKEPTLTHLALRLLILNPGVRSKPLRHLRVEQIEGEVWTVPEGDMKGQKGKAPAYRVPLCKEARCIIEQARPHARNGYLFPNTRGGVISDMTLSRLMERRGLEARPHGFRTSLRTWLAEATDAPHEVAEAMLSHATDSGVVRAYRRTDYLEQRLALTERWADYVTGGDGQVVKLVGAAK, from the coding sequence ATGCGCGCGAAGAACAAGCTTTCCGCAGGATTCATAAGAACCGCTCCTGCTGGCAAGCACTCAGATGGAGCAGGCCTTTGGTTGATCAAACGCGAGGATGGTGGCGCTCAATGGATGCTACGTGTGACCGTTCACGGCAGGCGGCGCGAGATGGGATTGGGCGGCCATCCTACTGTGGGATTGGCCGATGCTCGCAAACTGAGTGAGCGCTGGCGCAGTATGGCAGCAGCAGGCCGTGATCCAATAAAGGAACGTGAAGCTGAGAGACGTGCCGCAAGACGTGAGGACATATCGCTGTCAATCATAACTGAAGATGCGTTCGAGGCTCGAAAGGCTGAACTCAAGGACGATGGCAAAGCGGGTAGATGGTTAACGCCACTTAGTCTTCACGTCTTGCCCAAGCTCGGCAAAGTACCTGTTACCGATATAGACCAACGTGACATCCGAGATACGTTAGCTCCCATTTGGCACACCAAAGCTGATACAGCACGCAAAGCAATGAACAGGCTCTCAATTGTTTTACGTCATGCTGCGGCACTGGGCTTGGACGTAGACTTGCAGGCGACCGAGAAAGCAAAGGCGCTGCTTGGTAAATCTCGCCATGTGGCAAAGCATATCCCCGCCATGGCTTGGGCTGATGTCCCCGCGTTTTATGCCAGCCTCAAAGAGCCGACACTTACACATTTAGCTCTAAGGCTATTAATCCTGAACCCCGGAGTACGCTCAAAACCTTTACGGCATCTTCGCGTTGAGCAAATTGAGGGGGAAGTTTGGACCGTACCTGAGGGTGATATGAAGGGCCAGAAGGGTAAGGCCCCTGCCTACCGCGTGCCTCTATGCAAGGAGGCCAGATGTATAATTGAACAAGCGCGCCCTCATGCACGCAATGGCTACCTATTCCCAAATACACGAGGTGGCGTGATCAGTGATATGACCCTTTCAAGGTTGATGGAGCGGCGAGGCTTGGAGGCAAGGCCCCACGGTTTCCGTACGTCCTTACGAACGTGGCTGGCGGAGGCTACAGACGCCCCCCACGAAGTTGCCGAAGCGATGCTATCTCACGCCACCGATAGCGGTGTCGTTCGTGCCTATCGCAGAACAGATTATCTCGAGCAGCGTTTGGCGCTAACTGAACGATGGGCTGACTATGTGACGGGCGGCGATGGTCAGGTCGTGAAGCTTGTGGGAGCTGCAAAATGA
- a CDS encoding DUF6538 domain-containing protein, with translation MLATKSNSYTFQKDGIWYFSRRVPADLRRHYRTGRIAYSLRTKSIRDARVRAMNDAAKLDRHWHILRISSDDLPGKHLLADAVQEPATVASIDNHSFKAAVAVYLRLKGNDRPPTFEAAVRRSCGYLIDCCGMKDLHDYVRSDATKFRDYLFAKGLNGASVARIFGTVRAVINLALSEFGLAIVNPFSNVYFDHSVGVKKRLPVKPEDIKKVQAECYKADDEKRWLIALIADTGMRLAEGAGLLRSDFIEQDGILCVNIRPHPWRSLKTASSTRVIPLVGSAKWAAERILAQPADSEFAFPNYNDGERTNANSASAALNKWLKGKIGAGYTIHSFRHSMRDRLRAVECPSDVIDQIGGWLTQGVGASYGEGYSTKILSQYLKQTNFL, from the coding sequence ATGCTGGCAACCAAATCTAATAGCTATACGTTCCAAAAGGACGGTATCTGGTATTTCTCCCGTAGAGTTCCCGCTGATTTACGGCGGCATTATCGGACGGGTAGGATTGCTTACTCGCTAAGGACTAAGTCCATTAGGGATGCCCGTGTTAGGGCGATGAATGATGCTGCTAAGTTAGACAGGCATTGGCACATCCTGCGAATCTCCTCTGATGATTTGCCAGGCAAGCATTTGCTAGCAGATGCTGTTCAGGAGCCAGCAACTGTAGCTTCTATCGATAATCATTCGTTTAAGGCTGCCGTGGCTGTTTATCTGCGCCTGAAGGGCAACGACCGCCCTCCAACCTTTGAAGCTGCTGTGAGGCGTTCTTGCGGCTATCTGATTGATTGCTGTGGGATGAAAGACCTCCACGATTATGTGCGGTCTGATGCTACCAAGTTCCGTGATTATCTATTTGCTAAGGGTCTCAACGGGGCTTCTGTGGCAAGGATATTTGGAACTGTAAGAGCCGTTATAAACTTAGCTTTAAGTGAGTTTGGGCTAGCAATTGTCAACCCATTCTCAAACGTCTATTTTGATCATAGTGTTGGGGTTAAGAAGCGGCTGCCAGTAAAGCCTGAGGACATCAAGAAGGTTCAGGCAGAGTGCTATAAGGCTGATGATGAGAAGCGCTGGCTGATAGCCCTAATAGCTGACACTGGGATGCGTTTAGCCGAAGGTGCTGGGCTGTTAAGGTCTGACTTCATTGAGCAAGACGGCATCCTGTGCGTCAACATCAGGCCCCATCCTTGGCGATCCTTGAAGACCGCAAGCAGCACTAGAGTAATCCCGTTAGTCGGATCAGCTAAGTGGGCCGCAGAACGCATACTGGCCCAACCTGCTGATAGTGAGTTTGCATTCCCCAACTACAATGATGGGGAGAGAACCAACGCAAACTCAGCAAGCGCTGCATTGAACAAGTGGCTCAAAGGTAAGATTGGCGCAGGCTACACCATTCACAGCTTCCGTCACTCAATGCGAGATAGGTTGAGGGCAGTTGAATGTCCCAGTGATGTGATTGACCAAATTGGTGGTTGGCTTACCCAAGGAGTGGGGGCATCGTATGGAGAAGGGTATTCAACGAAAATTCTCAGTCAATATCTGAAACAAACCAACTTTTTGTGA